One part of the Tachysurus vachellii isolate PV-2020 chromosome 6, HZAU_Pvac_v1, whole genome shotgun sequence genome encodes these proteins:
- the cdkn2a/b gene encoding cyclin-dependent kinase 4 inhibitor B — translation MRAAAEADRLSNELSSAAATGHTERAELLLQAGAEVNRANRFRRKPVQVMMMGSEHMARLLLSHGANPNVVDVSTGATPLHDAAREGFLKTVELLVRAGADVTALDYRGWSPAQHALQAGHAHIAKYLHTL, via the exons ATGCGCGCCGCCGCCGAAGCGGACAGACTGTCTAATGAACTCAGCAGCGCGGCGGCGACCGGACACACGGAGCGCGCTGAACTCCTGCTGCAGGCTGGAGCTGAGGTGAACCGCGCAAACCGCTTCAGGAGAAAACCTGTACAG gtgatgaTGATGGGTAGTGAGCACATGGCCAGGCTCCTGCTATCACATGGTGCGAACCCGAATGTGGTGGATGTGAGTACGGGAGCGACGCCGCTGCACGATGCCGCACGCGAGGGTTTCCTCAAAACTGTAGAGCTGTTAGTCAGAGCTGGAGCTGACGTCACTGCACTGGACTACAGGGGGTGGAGCCCTGCCCAGCACGCACTGCAGGCTGGCCACGCCCACATCGCCAAGTACTTACACACCCTCTAA